The Campylobacterota bacterium genome window below encodes:
- a CDS encoding RNA pseudouridine synthase: MMKEKAYKLLAQQEGISNSEAKSLIDRGLVYVGNSKVMIARGEISPKTVFIVQKVEKIRPIFEDGNLIVVDKPAFMNSDEIERQFKGSQLLHRLDRETSGVLMLVKNEEFRLKAIQEFKRDRVYKEYVAWVDGIVSEPFVIDQPLFTEKKGNKAYTKVSKKGKPAITEVTPLEVSAKKTKVQLVIHHGRTHQIRAHMKFAQHPIIGDESYGGRPSKRVMLHAKKVTLLGQTFEAPEPTIFAHFGS; encoded by the coding sequence ATCATGAAAGAAAAAGCGTATAAACTATTAGCCCAGCAAGAGGGGATCTCGAACTCCGAAGCCAAATCGCTCATCGACCGCGGACTCGTGTACGTCGGCAATTCCAAAGTAATGATCGCACGCGGCGAGATCAGCCCAAAAACCGTTTTCATCGTCCAGAAAGTCGAAAAAATCCGGCCGATTTTCGAAGACGGGAATCTGATCGTCGTCGACAAACCGGCGTTTATGAACTCCGATGAAATTGAGCGGCAGTTCAAAGGAAGCCAGCTGCTCCACCGGCTCGACCGTGAAACGAGCGGGGTGCTCATGCTCGTCAAAAACGAAGAGTTCCGCCTCAAAGCGATTCAAGAGTTCAAACGCGACCGCGTCTACAAAGAGTACGTCGCCTGGGTGGACGGCATCGTCAGCGAACCGTTCGTGATCGATCAGCCGCTTTTTACCGAGAAAAAAGGGAACAAGGCCTACACCAAAGTTTCGAAAAAAGGGAAACCCGCGATCACCGAGGTGACCCCGCTGGAAGTCTCGGCGAAAAAAACGAAGGTACAGCTCGTGATCCATCACGGCCGAACCCACCAGATACGCGCGCACATGAAATTTGCGCAACACCCTATCATCGGGGACGAGAGCTACGGCGGACGCCCTTCCAAACGGGTGATGCTTCATGCGAAAAAGGTGACCCTGCTCGGGCAGACGTTCGAAGCGCCCGAGCCGACGATTTTCGCCCATTTCGGGAGTTGA
- the waaA gene encoding lipid IV(A) 3-deoxy-D-manno-octulosonic acid transferase: MRKLFFDLAYTLLAAFAYAVTLPVLILFSFKKKYRHSLPARFFGVKNPPFGPHDIWFHVCSLGEAKAIAPLVERLGEKRLAISVITHTGYEAASKYPVQVRYLPFELWLWFWIERPKTLVVLEAEFWYLLFRLAHKRGARVIALNARISERSFPKYYKMRWFYRRLLGECDRIFCQSTEDMARFIALGARNVEVAGNIKLAQKIEAATVYPKPQGTVIVAGSTHEGEEEAILDAFAEYRRRNPDAKLIVVPRHPERFAKVAELIAQRLPQMELNRWSRSQTVGPDVTLVDAMGELNNLYAIGDVAILGGAFEPIGGHNPLEPAYFGCKIITGKEIFHQRELFKYVSHVQFVERDEIAPALTRAERLPPSQVEGSVDLARITEFLKTEKES, from the coding sequence GTGCGTAAGCTATTTTTTGATTTAGCCTATACCCTGCTGGCAGCGTTTGCATACGCTGTCACCCTTCCGGTCCTGATCCTCTTTTCCTTCAAGAAAAAATATCGTCATTCGCTTCCGGCACGGTTTTTCGGCGTGAAAAATCCTCCGTTCGGACCGCACGATATCTGGTTCCACGTCTGTTCGCTGGGCGAAGCCAAAGCGATCGCCCCGCTGGTGGAACGGCTGGGGGAAAAACGTCTCGCGATCAGCGTCATTACCCATACGGGGTACGAGGCGGCATCGAAATACCCCGTCCAGGTGCGCTATCTCCCTTTTGAACTCTGGCTGTGGTTCTGGATCGAACGCCCCAAAACGCTTGTCGTACTCGAAGCCGAATTCTGGTATCTCCTCTTCCGGCTGGCCCACAAGCGGGGGGCAAGGGTGATCGCGCTGAACGCGCGCATCAGCGAGCGGAGTTTCCCGAAGTATTACAAGATGCGGTGGTTTTATCGCCGCCTGCTGGGGGAATGCGACCGGATCTTTTGCCAGAGCACCGAGGACATGGCCCGTTTCATCGCCCTGGGCGCGCGTAACGTCGAAGTGGCCGGGAACATCAAACTGGCGCAGAAGATCGAAGCCGCCACCGTTTATCCGAAGCCGCAGGGGACGGTAATCGTCGCGGGGAGTACCCATGAAGGGGAAGAAGAGGCGATTCTCGATGCGTTCGCCGAATACCGCCGCCGCAATCCTGACGCGAAGCTTATCGTCGTTCCGCGTCATCCCGAACGGTTCGCCAAAGTGGCCGAACTGATCGCGCAGCGGCTGCCGCAGATGGAGTTGAACCGATGGAGCCGGTCCCAAACGGTCGGCCCGGACGTTACCCTCGTCGACGCGATGGGGGAACTGAACAACCTGTACGCGATCGGCGACGTGGCGATCCTGGGCGGCGCGTTTGAGCCCATCGGCGGGCATAACCCGCTCGAACCCGCATATTTCGGGTGTAAAATTATTACGGGTAAAGAGATTTTTCACCAGCGCGAGCTGTTCAAATACGTCTCCCACGTCCAGTTCGTCGAGCGCGATGAGATCGCCCCGGCATTGACCCGGGCCGAGAGGCTTCCCCCCTCGCAGGTGGAAGGGAGCGTCGATCTGGCGCGGATTACAGAGTTTTTAAAAACGGAGAAAGAATCATGA
- a CDS encoding zinc ribbon domain-containing protein yields MNKHLEQLIELSQIDKEIDAFEPQIEEANLQYDALTATKNGIINEISALKQEIKDEQLKKQKNELHLAELSAKLDENGKKSAEVKTEREMKSLQLEEEIAKEQVAFANEEIERLEKLIDHKQGKIDELEAKAVEIEGNLATVKADVDVKLAQIDEERKEVFARKQTLVSSMNQKGLSFYQKIRRWAKNTTAVPVRNQACMGCFMAVSDKIYADVIKGEEITTCPHCGRILYLEPTSDALGA; encoded by the coding sequence ATGAACAAACACCTTGAACAGCTGATTGAATTGTCTCAGATCGATAAAGAGATCGATGCGTTTGAACCGCAAATCGAAGAAGCCAACCTTCAGTACGACGCGCTGACGGCGACGAAAAACGGCATTATCAACGAGATTTCGGCACTGAAACAAGAGATCAAAGACGAGCAGCTCAAAAAACAGAAAAACGAGCTCCACCTGGCCGAACTCTCCGCCAAACTCGACGAAAACGGCAAGAAAAGCGCCGAAGTCAAAACCGAGCGCGAGATGAAATCGCTCCAGCTCGAAGAAGAGATTGCCAAAGAGCAGGTCGCGTTTGCCAACGAGGAGATCGAACGTCTCGAAAAACTGATTGATCACAAACAGGGTAAAATCGACGAGCTCGAAGCCAAAGCGGTCGAGATCGAGGGGAACCTCGCTACCGTCAAAGCCGACGTCGACGTCAAGCTGGCCCAGATCGACGAAGAGCGCAAGGAAGTTTTCGCGCGCAAACAGACCCTTGTTTCTTCGATGAACCAAAAAGGGTTGTCGTTCTACCAGAAAATCCGCCGCTGGGCGAAAAATACGACGGCGGTTCCGGTACGCAACCAGGCGTGTATGGGATGTTTCATGGCGGTCAGCGACAAAATCTACGCCGACGTCATCAAAGGCGAAGAGATTACGACGTGCCCTCACTGCGGACGTATCCTTTACCTTGAACCGACTTCCGACGCTCTCGGTGCGTAA
- a CDS encoding Nif3-like dinuclear metal center hexameric protein: MTVRDIYASLDALSPFVMQEGWDNSGLLVGDFSQEVSTVVLSIDIDEELLETIPHNTLLITHHPLIFGGLKQLQFNQYPAKILAPMIRKNIANIAMHTNFDQTHLNDYVATQVLGYPIIAKEGFVAYLGIDEAYDTFAQKVKTALGLPHIRGVRCHDRITTCALVTGSGASLMRNIQADCFLTGDIKYHDAMEAKTLGLSMLDIGHYESERYFGEVLAPHLEKLGLSVIISPSKNPFTYL, translated from the coding sequence ATGACGGTACGCGATATTTACGCCAGCCTCGATGCGCTTTCCCCTTTCGTCATGCAGGAAGGATGGGACAACTCGGGGCTTCTCGTCGGCGATTTTTCGCAGGAGGTGTCGACGGTGGTCCTCTCCATCGACATCGACGAAGAGCTTCTTGAGACGATCCCGCACAACACGCTGCTCATCACCCATCATCCGCTGATCTTCGGGGGACTCAAACAGCTGCAGTTCAATCAGTACCCGGCCAAGATTCTCGCCCCGATGATCCGCAAAAACATCGCCAACATCGCGATGCACACCAATTTCGACCAGACGCATCTCAACGATTACGTCGCGACGCAGGTGCTGGGGTATCCCATCATCGCCAAAGAGGGCTTCGTCGCCTACCTCGGAATCGACGAAGCGTACGACACGTTCGCCCAGAAAGTCAAAACGGCGCTGGGGCTGCCGCACATCCGGGGAGTCCGGTGCCACGACCGTATCACGACCTGCGCTCTGGTGACGGGATCGGGGGCTTCACTGATGCGCAATATACAGGCCGATTGTTTTCTCACCGGCGACATCAAGTACCACGACGCGATGGAAGCCAAAACGCTGGGGCTTTCGATGCTCGATATCGGGCACTACGAGAGCGAGCGCTATTTCGGGGAGGTTTTGGCCCCCCATTTGGAAAAATTAGGATTGAGTGTTATAATTTCGCCATCGAAAAACCCCTTCACCTATCTGTAA
- a CDS encoding NYN domain-containing protein, giving the protein MTDHQPRLAVLIDADNSQPSTIEGLLDEIAALGIASVKRIYGDWTDSQLKSWKSALLEYGLQPIQQFAYTSGKNATDSAMIIDAMDLLYTKNFDGFCIVSSDSDFTRLASRIRESGVKVYGFGEQKTPKAFIGVCDKFIFTENLRRAQNHKEPSVPKIKTDDKALLSLVRNAVEDTADEAGWSNLGSVGQKLINKSPEFDPRTYGYKKLVDLIIGLKIFEFKASDPFSKSQIYIRVKRPERNPKK; this is encoded by the coding sequence ATGACCGACCATCAGCCTCGGCTTGCCGTTCTCATCGACGCCGACAACTCCCAACCCTCGACGATCGAGGGGCTGCTCGATGAGATTGCCGCGCTGGGTATCGCGAGCGTCAAGCGGATTTACGGCGACTGGACCGACAGCCAGCTCAAAAGCTGGAAAAGCGCGCTGCTCGAATACGGCTTGCAGCCGATTCAGCAGTTTGCCTACACCAGCGGCAAAAACGCGACCGACAGTGCGATGATCATTGACGCCATGGATCTACTGTACACGAAAAATTTCGACGGCTTTTGCATCGTCTCCAGCGACAGCGATTTCACCCGTCTTGCCAGCCGCATCCGCGAATCGGGTGTCAAAGTGTACGGTTTCGGGGAACAGAAAACACCCAAAGCATTTATCGGGGTATGCGACAAGTTTATTTTCACCGAAAACCTTCGCCGTGCCCAAAACCACAAAGAGCCCTCCGTCCCGAAAATCAAGACCGACGATAAAGCGCTTCTCTCACTGGTGCGCAACGCGGTGGAAGATACCGCCGACGAAGCGGGATGGTCGAATCTGGGGAGCGTGGGGCAAAAACTCATCAACAAATCGCCCGAATTCGATCCCCGGACGTACGGCTACAAAAAACTGGTGGACCTGATCATCGGACTCAAAATTTTCGAATTCAAAGCGTCCGACCCGTTTTCCAAATCCCAGATCTACATCCGCGTCAAGCGGCCCGAAAGGAACCCCAAAAAATGA